CCTTTTATTCTCTTTACTTTAACACTATTCCCCATTAAATTGATCAGATCATTAAAAGGAAGAGGTAAATGTCAAAACTAGGTGTTGGTAAGGAAATTGTAACATATTGTAGCAAATGTAAACTCGATCTTGCTCATTTAATCGTAGCAATGAAAGATACAGAAACTCCACATAAAGTTCTGTGTAATACATGTAAGTCAACTCACGCATACAAAGCTAAAAAAGTAGCTTCTCCAAGTGCTGCTCGTAAGAAGGCAGGAACTAGAAAGAAGCGTGTTTCTACTGAAGATAAAATTATCAACATTTGGGAAGATGCAATGGCAAAGCTTGATGGTGATCCAATCAAGTACAATATTCGCCAAAAATTTGAAATTGGTGATGTTATCGGCCACCCAACTTTTGGCCCTGGTTTAGTTGAAAAAAACCTGGATGCCAATAAGATCGAAGTCGTTTTCCGCGGCACAATCAAAGTTCTCATGCATAACAAATAAAAAAAGAGGCTGATAGCCTCTTTTTTTATTTGTGCGCCCCATTTTGGTGCACATACTATTCGAGAGAAAGACCTTTAGGTCTTTCGGTTCGCCACAGGCGCTACAAAAAAGAGACCATTGGTCTCTTTTTTATTTGTGCGCCCTACGCAAAAAAGCCTCCAATACTGGAGGCTTTCGCATATCTCTCAATGTTTTGCTAACTTTCACTTCGTGAAAGTGTCGCTCTTACTTTGCGTTAACTTTCCCATTGGCCTAGAGGCAACAAAGCCTGCATAAACGCAGGCTTGTTGAATTGATTATTTATTTCATTGCAATGAGGCCTACTACCGCATCAAATCTTGCTTACGCAAGATGCTGCGGCTAGTTCATTCCCCAATTCATTCCAGCGCCACCTTGGACACCAATACTGAATTGACCATTAAGTGCTCCACCGGCCATTGAGCCGTAATTTACACCAGAGTTATACATTCCAGAGTAATTATTAGCATAGATATTCTGCTGAGCATTTTGTAAATTTCTATAAAGGGCCTGATTTGCATACATTGCAGTTGCTTGGTTCTGGTAGTTACCTTGAGCAACAGCTTGTCCCTGTAGTCCATTAATATAGCTTTGGAATTGTTGTGTTTGGTATGCAGAGTTTCCTCCACCATTAACACCCCAGTTTCCATTAGCACCCCAGCCACCGCCAGCGTTACCATTTAGACCCCAGCTTGTTCCACCGTTGACTCCCCAGCCACCGTTGTTTCCAGCGCCCCAGTTACCATTACCTCCGCCGGCCCAGCCGCCATTAACGCCCCAGCCACCATTGATATTTCCGTTTCCACCAGGGTATGTATTTCCACATGAACAAGGAGCAGAGATACACATACAAGCTGCGTTTCCGCCTCCATTTCCACCCCAGTTTCCACCAGTGTTAATTCCCCAGTTTCCGTTACCACCGGCTCCTGGATATTGTCCTGGTGCTGGATAAGTTGGATAAACTCCACCGTTTCCACCCCAGTTTCCGCCTCCATTGACGCCCCAGCCTCCGCCAGCAACACCACCTGGATACATTCCTGGATAACCTCCAGCTCCAGCACCGCCGTTAATACCCCAACCTAAGTTGAATCCTGCATTAACACCTGCTCCTGGATACATTCCCATTCCAGAACCTGGGTACATTCCCCACGCTCCTCCTGAGTTCATTCCCGGATAAGCACCGATTCCAATATTAAGTCCAAAGCCTGCTCCGGCCCCAGCTCCTGGGTAACCAGACATTCCTGGATACATTCCAACACCCATTCCGTTGCCCATTCCCATTCCGAAATTAGCACCAAAACCTGAGCCGAAACCAGATCCAAATCCAGCTCCATATGGGTAGCCACCCATGCCCATACCTGCACCCATTCCAAATCCTGGATACATACCACCGTAAATATTTCCGCCAGGGTACATTCCTGGGTATCCACCCATTCCCATACCACCATTCATTCCGACACCGCCATTAATACCGATTCCGAAACCTGCGTTACCACCTGTAAGAAGTCCAGCAAGAGCTGATCCTGCAAGAGATCCCAGTGGATTCATATAAACATTTGCTTGGTAACCGCCACCAAAGCCGTTACCCATTCCACCCATTCCAGGGTATCCACCCATGCCAAATCCACCACCGCCGTAGATTCCGCCACCGAAGTTTGGTCCGGCCATTCCACCAAGGAAGCCACCTGTGTAACCTTGACCTTGCCAGCCATTTCCTACACCACCAAACATTCCACCAGTAAGTCCAAGACCACCAGCATATGCACCATAACCGTAACCATTACATGAATTGAGCATATTAGATTGCTCATCTGGAAGGATTGGGTTTGCCCCTCTTTCTAGGTTGTAGTTATGATATGAGTCGATTGAGCCATGACATGACTTAATTCCGTTTTCAAAAGAATTTGCCCACGCTTCTTGTGAATCAGCAGCGTGTTTTGATTGAAAATAAACACTTCCCATAGCAGCAAGAGAAGGGATTGCAACTTTAGCGACTTCGGCCCACTCGTTTCTTTCTGGTAGTTTAGGTAAACATTCCACACAGAAGTCACCGTTGTCTGAACCACCTCGAGAAGCTCTGGTTACACATGCCGCTGCATCATCTTCATAGCCATTGTCTCTTAAGTAGATACAATCGCTGATATCGATTTCAGCATATGTGTTGAACATCAGTGCTGCTAACAAGATGCTCTTTGCGCTAATAAGTCTTAACTTCATAGTTTTCTCCATAAAAACTTTAACAATCCTCATCTTCTTAACGACAGAATATGAATAAAACTTAAGCATTACGGCGACTTTTTTTATAAACTACTGATTTAACTGATTAATATTACGTTTACGAAGACAAAAAGACAGGCTAAATTGTCGGGTATGAGTAATACATTTTGGTGGATCCTTCTCATTTGCGTCTTAATTTTTGCCACTTATGCTGCCTTTGTTATTAAAGGTGAAAAGGAAGTGGCCCTAAAAGATGCTATCCCCTTCCCATTTTTTGGATTAGAAATTCCCGTACCACCTTGGTGGACACTAACAACTAACGAAGATGAATTAAAAATATTTGAAAGAACTGACACACGCTACGAGTGGCAGTCGCGCTTTAGTTTTTCAAGAGAAGAATACAAAGACCTGCAAGATGCTTTTGAACAACTTGCAATTAAAAATCAACTTGTCTTCGATAAAGACACTTCCATTATTCATGAACCAACTTCCTTTAAAGAGCTACTAGACCAAGGGATCGAAACTCTTAGGGTGGAAGGAACCGCAACCAAAGCTCACGAGCTTCGTGTCTACTACGATGCTGCCTTATTAAAAGTTGATGATGGGATTGTGATATTAGAAAGTGAAAGCTCGGTTTTAAATGGTCTACTTGAGGGACCGTTTTTTGAGCAAGCGCTACATCACATCAAAAAACAGAAATAAAAAAGGCTCCTTTCGGAGCCTTTCTAATATTAACGACTTCTAAAAGTTCTAATATTTTGTACTAGGAAGTTGTGAATCTCTTCATCCGTTCCGAAAACGTCGTCGATGAATTCACAGCCAATTAAGAATCTTGTCATTCTCTTTGCAATATTATGAAGAGACTCTACTAAGTAAAGGCCACCAATATTCTCACCACTAAAAGACTTAATGATTTCTTTACGAGCGTGATTGAACATTTCAGACTCAGTTACATCTTCAGGCATATTATCTACACCCATTTTCTCTTCAACTTCTTCAATTGCTTGGTCACGAATATCTTCGTCAGTTGCAAGCGCTACACCAAACTCAGTTGCCATTGCTTCGATAAGTTTCTCGCGATTTGCAATATCGAACTCAATAACACCTTTCTCTTTAAGTGTATTAATTGTATGACTCGCTAAATTTTCGAGTGTTTCAAAGTTTGTTCTCATTTAATGCTCCAAATATATAATCTTCTTAAGTTTAACGACTTGCAAGCGGTGAAGCAAGGCAAATAATGTAAGAAACTAATAAAATTCTAACGACATAGGACTACTTTCGACGCAGAAGCTTATTTAAGAAGCGCTGAATTAAAACGTAATCACCTAAGACACTTAGCGCAATAAGATAAGCTAATCCCCCTCCTAATGCACTTATACTAAATGCACCAAGGTTATCCACAGTAGAAAAAATATTCACTGGAAAAAAGGAACGTAAATAAGATGCTGTAAAAAAAGCAGCGACAGCGCATAAGCAAATTTTAAAAAATCTAATTGGAAAAAAGAATGTTAACTCTAAATTTAGCATGCGAAATAAAAGTACTGACTGAGTAACGATGATAAAGATCATTGAAACAGAAGTTCCCATTGCAAGAATTTTAAAGCCATAAGTTTCGACAAGTGAAATACAAAAAATAATATTAATAAGTACTGCAATTGAAGAAATCGTTACAGGAATCTTTGGCCTATCCAATGTATAAAAACTCGGTGAGAAGACCTTATATAGGCCATAAAAAGGTAGACCAATCAGATAAGCATAAAGGGCCTCCGTTACCATCTTAGTATCATCTAGCCCAAATGCTCCTCTTTGAAATGAGATTGCAACAGTATCTTGAGCAAGAGCAAACATCAGGGCCATGGCCGGCATAAGTACAAAGAGACTAGTTATATAGCTTGTTTGTAGAGCTTTTTTTGCATCTTCTTCATTTCCACTTCTCCACAACTCAGAAAAATAAACGAGATTTGAGTTTCCAATTGAAACCCCTAGGATTCCTACAGGAAATTGAAAGAGGCGAAAAGCATATTGAAGCCATGAGACGGCACCGATAACAGTACCTGTAGCTAAAAATGTTGAAACAAGTAAATTGATTTGCGTTGCTGCAACACCAATTGTTCCAATACTCATACGCTTTAAAATTTCTTTTACATCTTTTGAGAAGATATCAATTTTTTCAACCTTAAATAAACCCTTGCTCACAAGCATTGGTAGTTGGATGGCCATTTGAACAAAGCCACCGACTAAGACACCGATCCCAAGAGAGACAATTGGATGAAGATTTCTTGCTTCTAAATACTTTGGCAATGAAACCATCGAGATAATCATGATGATATTAAAGAAAGCTGGTGCCATCGCAGGCGCAAAGAACATGCGATAAGTATTTAAAACTCCCATAAATAAGGCAGCAACAGAAACAAAGGCCAAAAAAGGAGACATCATACGAGTTAAGAGAATCGACATCTCAAAGCGATTGGCATCACTTGTGAAAAGCTCATTTGTTAGAAGCTGAATTAATTCAGGAGCGAAAATAAAAATAAGCCCACAGATTAAGGCTGTCACACTGAAGAGAACAATGGCCATTGACCATAATAAAGTTCTGGCGTGCTTATCCCCGTCGACTTTTGCACTGGTAAAAATTGGCACAAAAGCAGCTGAAAAGGCTCCTTCAGCAAAGAGGTCTCTAAGCATATTGGGAATTCGAAAAGCAATCTGATAGGCATCTGTTAAACCTGAAGCACCAAATAATTTGGCCATCAAAATCTCACGAGCAAAGCCCAGAACGCGACTTGAGAGAGTCGCCATGGCCATTTTTATAGAAGATAATAAAAAATTCTTTCGGTGTTCAGTTGTCATTACAATATTTTGCACCACCCTCTATGACTTAACAAGTTGCCAATGAATGCAATATTTTCTAATCTTGTGGCCATGAGAACAGACATGGAAAAGACAATTAATCATATCAGCACAAAGAGTGCTGTGAACTGGGATGAATACTTCATGCTTCAGGCCATTATGGCCAGCTACAAAAGCAAGGACCCGGCCACTAAAGTGGGATGTGTTTTTGTTGATGATAATAATCATCAAATAACTTTTGGTTACAACGGATTTGTTGCAGGGATTGATGAGTCGAAACTTCCATGGGGAAAAGAGAGAACAGTACCTCTTGAGCATCAAAAATATGGCTACGTTGTTCATGCGGAAGCAAATGCTATTCTTCACTCTAACCGTCCACTCGCTAATACAACTTGCTACGTGACACTCTTTCCATGTCATGAATGTGCCAAGCTACTTGCCTCTTCAAAGATCAAAGAAGTCGTATACTTACAAGATAAGCATGCTGGATCAGAAACAAATCGCATCGCTCGTCGCATCTTTGACCTGACGGGAGTCACTTATCGTCAGCTTGAACTTGGAGAACATGTTCTAGACTCACTCATAGCACACTTTACAGACGCCTTTTACCGCGACTAGAACGTTGCACAATTTTCAGTAAATCCCTAGACAAGTTTGACTAATGAAACTATAGTAAGCCCGTTCAGACAAATGGAGAATACTATGGTTTTATCGAAGGCAAAGAAAGGCGCAAGCGTAAAGATACTATCTTTTAGCAACGAGCTTAAGCACAAAACAATAATGACTGGTTTAGGTATCCTACCTGGTGATTCAGTTTATATTGTTGCTCCTTCATTTCTTGGCTCTCCTTTAACTCTAAGATTAACAGATGGTGAAACAGTTGCTCTTCGTCTAAGTGAAGCAAGCTTCATTAACGTAGAGGAAATGCAATAATGAAAAAGACGCTACTTATAGGGCCAGCAAACTCTGGAAAATCTGCCATCTTCAATATGCTCTCAGGAGCAAATAGAAAAGTTGCAAATTACAATGGTATTACTGTTGATACTGCAACAGCGGGACTTATTTCAAACTCTCGCCATGAAGAACAGCTTGCTATTGTCGACCTTCCAGGGATCTATTCTCTAGTTCCTTCATCAATTGATGAGGCCGTTACAACTTCAACTCTAATTGGAAGAAATAACCAAGTAACAGAGTTTCACGATGTTGTTTGCGTTGTGGACTGTGCACGTCTAGACTCTTCTCTTTCATTAACTCTTGCTATGAAGGATCTCTTTGGTGGAAAGATAAAAGTTATCTTTAATAAGATTGATCTTGATATCGCAAAGAATTATGACTTTGATAAAATTGGTCAGCACCTTGGTGTTCCCTATTTAAAGTTTTCAACAATGAGAGATAGCAGTGCCACTGTCGATCAATTCATAAGAGAAAATGCATCAGCTTCTGTATTAACTCCAGTTAATAAAATTCAACTTTCAAATGAATCAACAGAGTATAATCCTTTTAGTGTTAACTTTGAGGAAGAAGAACATATTCAACTAGAAAATGAAGTTGCAGCTCTTTCAAATATTGAAAAGTATCAAAGAGAAGCACGTGATCTAAAAGCATCATATGCAATAGGAAAGAATAAAGGACTAATTCAATTATCAAATAAAATTGACCATATTGTTCTTCATCCAATTCTAGGTGGAGTTATCTTCCTGGCCGTTTTCTATTTAATCTTTCACTCAATCTATACTTGGTCAGGTCCAGCAATGGATCTCATCGATGGTGGCGTGGGAGCTTTTGGTGAATACGTAAGTTCAATACTTCCTCCAGGCATGCTCAATAGCTTTATTGTTGATGGTGTTATCGCTGGAGTTGGTGGGGTTATTATCTTCCTACCACAGATTATGATCCTCTTCTTCTTACTAAGCCTTTTAGAACAAAGTGGATATATTTCTCGTGCTTCAATTATTACTGACCGTGCAATGTCATACTTTGGACTAAATGGAAAAGCATTCCTTCCTTACCTTTCTGGATTTGCTTGTTCTGTACCTGCAATTATGGCAACGAGAACAATCTCAGATAAGAAAGAACGTCTTGCAACACTTATGACGATTCCTCTTATTACTTGTTCAGCAAGACTACCTGTTTATATTCTTTTAATCGGAACTTTTGTTCCAGAGAAAACAATATTTGGAATCTTCAATTCACAGGCACTTTCGTTCTTCTTCCTATATTTCCTAGGAAGTTTTGTGGCCTTAATTATTGCAAAGATATTTAGACTAACTCTTTATAAAGGTAGTACGACTTCATTTATTATTGAACTGCCACTCTATCAACTTCCAACTTTTAAGCCGGCTTTTAAGGCCATGACTTTTAAGGGAAAGGTTTTCTTAAAGAAGGCCGGAACAATTATCTTAGGTCTTTCGATGGTAATTTGGTTTCTTTCAACATTTCCAAAACCAGCGGAACAACTACTTGTTGGAAAAACTGATGCAGAAGCTGCTTCGATCTCACTTGAGCATTCAACGATTGGGCAATTTGGAAAACTAATTGAGCCAGTAATTAAGCCTCTTGGATATAATTGGAAAATGGGTGTCGGTATTACTGTTGCTATGGGGGCCAGAGAATTATTTGTTTCTACACTTGGAACAATCTATGCTCTTGGTGATGTAGATGAAGAGTCCACAACTCTTAGACAGCGCCTACAATCAGAGATCGATCCAGTCACTAATAAACCAGTTTTTAATACGGCCGTAGCTTGGTCACTATTAATCTTCTTTGCCTTTGCCATGCAGTGTATTTCAACACTTGGTATTGTAAAAAGAGAAACAGACGGTTGGGGACATGTCTTTCTTATGTTTGGTTACATGACAGTTCTGGCCTACGGTGGCGCATTCATCACATATCACATTTTAATTTAATTACATTCATATATTCTCACGGCATCGGATAATAAAATTCCGATGTCCAGAGGATCTCTTTCCAATATAACTGAAACCATTGTATCTGGTTCAACACTTTGTTTGCCAAGTGGATACCAACCACCTTTTCCTGATTTCATATTATAATTGATTAACCTTGAGAAGATCTCTATATCCTCTTGAAAAACAGTCACTTTAGCATTGGAGAGACCGCCAATAGTTGTCACTCGATAAATATCAATACAGTAATTTCTATTTTTAGGAATGAAGCTATAAATAGCGTATGCGTATTCATCCTCACTCATTCGCACCGTGCTTTCTTGATAGCCTTTAAGATTACTCTCCTGCCAATCTCCATATTCACGATACCCATCATTACTAGTAAATGATTTTTCATCCATTCCTTTGGCAAAGATCACCGCTTCTTTATTCACGTTAACATATTTTCTTCCCTGACAATCTTCATTCTCTTCTAGACGAGAGAAACGAACTTCATCAGCTCGTAATTTCTTGAGATCTTCAATACCTTTATAAACAATGACCTTAGCTTCTTGTTCATTAGTAAATGTAAACTCGCCAAGAGGATACCAGCCTTTGCGATCCGTCGGTAATGACATATTCACGCTGGCCACTCCAATTTGTTCAGTACCATCAAAAATATCCACAAATGCACTTTCGGTTGCATCAGGAGATGTTACTCGATAAAGCCATATACAATAAGTCGAATCACCTAGTTGATCTGTTAGATAAATACTTTGTGCCGTTGGGTCTACTGAATAGCGAGAAATACTGCCTCCGGAGCCACGAAGTTCATCCTGAAACCATGCTCCTTCCTGAATAAAGCCATCTGTATCCTCTTTAGAATTATCATTTGTAATGTCAAAGTAATTTCCAATAGTGAGGCTTTCAACACCTTCAACATAGGTACTGGCCGGAGAGCGATCAACTGCCATTGCACCTTCATTAGTTTTCACAACTTCTGAACTTGTTGTTCTAAGATTATGTCCTCTGCCAAGACAAGCGATGAGAACAATCAATGAAATTGGAATAAGAGAATAAGTGAACAATTTTCTAAATTTTGACATATGTGCCTCTGTAGCGTTGTTCTACACACATCTTATCAGCTATTTAGAAAAATTCTAAAATGAAGTTCAGTAAAGATACTCAAGAATTTTTAAGATCACAATATTGTCTGATAGATCTCGTAACTTTCATCATCAAAGCAACAAAATATCACATCATCAAAAGAATCGATTCCATCAAAACTCTTTACAGCAGAAGTTGCTGTAATGGCCGCTTCAATCTTAGGGTAACCAAAGATTCCTGTAGAGATACATGGAAAAGCAATGGACTTACACTCATTTTCTTGGGCAAGTGAGAGTGCATAGATATAACATTTTTCAAGTAGTGCTGATTCACCGTTATTGCCACCTTCCCATTTAGGACCGACAGCGTGGATGATAAACTCAGCAGGAATATTAAATGCCTTTGTTAAGCGGGCCTCGCCTACAGGGCAACCTCCCATTTCACTTAATTCCTTTTCTAACTCCTCACCACAGGCTGCATGAATAGCGCCATCAACACCACCACCGGCCTTGAGTTCAGAGTTTGCGGCATTAACAATAACGTCCACATCTAGAGTTGTAATATCGGCTTTAATAACTTGAATATTTTTCATAAGAGATTTCTAGCATGAATAAAATTAGATTTCATCGTAAAACTTCAAAATTGTACGAGCATACCAATATTTACGATCCCCTGGCTCCCCATTATAGTCCACTAACGCTTGATAATAATTATCCATTAGGTCTTGCTCATAATTCTTGGCCAAAAAGACCTTTAAAAGAATCATGCCGTAGACGATAGAAAGCTGAACATCTTCTAAGAATAATTCTTTCTGATTACTCCAGCCACGCTCTCTCAACCAAAGCTGCTGCCACTGATCAGTGCAATTTCCAATAATATCGTTTAAATAATTAGTATTGCGAGAATTCGCATATCGCGGGCCTCTCTCCCCTAGTTGATCAGAGACTTCTTGGGCACCAATAGAAGTAAATTGTGTTAATCCCACTGCTCCGGTGTGGGAAATGGCCGTCATATCAAAATTTGACTCCATTCTCATGAGGGCCACAAAAAGCTTTGCATCCACTTTAAAACACTCAGCAAGAGTGATCGTTTCATAAGCAATCTGAATCACTTGCTCAGTGGGAACTGCTGGATTTTCAGAAAGCATATAAGTGAGAAAATCATTAGGATTGTATTGTTTCTCAATTCGGTAATCCTTAATTAGCTTATCGTGGTCCACGAAGTATCCTTCTGGAATTGCGGCCACGGCACTTAGTGTTAATAGGCTTAATATAAGTATTTCTAATAATTTTCGCATTTAATAATTATTTCTAATGAAAAACTAAAAGGCAACTTACAAAAAGTTGCCAATAATAGGGTTACATGTAGTGGCTAGCGTTCTATAATCGCAGCACAACTAAGAAAACTTCAAAAAGCTATGGAGGCCTTTGTGAAACCATTTATTGTCGTATGTGACGGAATGGATGCTGACGTATTTGCATCATTACAAGCTGTAAGTGAATTTGACGTACATCCAAAAGCAAAATTAACTCAAGATGAGATTAAAGAACTTCTTCCAAAAGCAAGCGCTCTTGTTATCCGCTCTGCTACAAAGGTTCAAGAAGAATACTTAGAGCTAGCACCAAATCTTAAGTACGTTATTCGTGCTGGAGCTGGTACAGATAATATCGATAAAGTTAAATGTGGTGAGCGTGGGGTAAAAGTTTCTAACACTCCAGGTGCAAATAATAACTCGGCAGCAGAGCACGCCGTTGCTCTTATGATGACTGTTCTTAGACATACTGCTGCAGCAGATGCCACAATGAAAAACGGTGGTTGGGACAAATCAAAGTACACAGGAAATGAGCTAACAAATAAGAAAGTTGGTATCGTTGGTTTTGGTCAAATTGGAAAGATCGTTGCTAAAAGACTTCAAGGTTTTGAACCAGAAGTTAAATTCTTTGATCCATTTTGTGAATCAAGTGATCTAGCGTACGTATCAAAGGCCCAATCAGTAGAAGAAATTTTTGAAACTTGTGACATCATTACACTTCATACTCCTCTAATGGAAGAGACGAAAGGAATGATCAACAAGGACTTATTTAATAAAATGCAGTCTCATGCTATTTTAGTTAATGCTTCTCGCGGAGGAATTGTTAACGAGGAAGACCTTGTTAGTGCTCTTAAAGAAGGTAAGCTAAAAGCAGCTGGCTTTGATGTATTTGCAACAGAGCCACTTGAAGAAGACTCTCCCCTACGCCAAATCCCAAATCTCGTATTAACTCCTCACCTAGGTGCTGCAACAGATGAAGCACAATTAAGAGTTGGAGAAATGGCAGTAAATCAACTTAAAGAATACTTTTTAAATGATAATTTACTACACGAGGTTAAAGCTTAATTATGAAATCACTTGCGATTATTGGTTCTCAATGGGGAGATGAAGGAAAAGGTAAAATCACTGATCTACTTGGATTAAAATGCGATGTTGTTGTTCGCTACCAAGGAGGAAACAACGCTGGTCACACGATCATTGTTGGTGAAAAGAAAGTGGTACTACACTTGATTCCTTCAGGAATTTTACACGATCACTGTGTCTCAGTTATTGGCCATGGTGTTGTTCTAGATCCAGAAGCATTCTCTAAAGAAATAGAAAATGTTAAAAACTCTGGTCTAACTGTTACTCCTGAGAAACTTAAGATTTCTTCTAATACCTCTGTTATCACTTTTTATAACCGTCTTCTTGACGGGCAACGTGAAGCCAAAGGTCCAGTAAAGATTGGAACAACAGGAAAAGGAATTGGCCCAGCATATGAAGATAAGATTTCAAGAAAAGGGATCAAAGTAAAAGACCTTTTCGACAAAGAAGTTTTAACTGAAAAGCTAAAGGCAAACCTTTTAGAAAAAGAAACTCTTTTCACTAAATTATATGAGTGTGAATACCCAAGTGTTGAAGAAGAAGTAGAAAGACTTATGAGTCTTGCTAAAGAACTTGAACCATTTGTTTGCGATACATTTAGCTTCCTTGATGAAGCAAAGCGCGCTGGTAAGAAGATTCTTTTTGAAGGCGCACAAGGTGTTCTTCTTGATATCGACTTTGGTTCATATCCATTTGTTACATCATCTTCAACTGCTTATGCAGGAATTTACTCTGGAGCTGGACTTCCAGGTGGTACCGTTGAAGAAGTTCTAGGGATTACAAAAGCCTACACTACTAGAGTTGGAGAAGGTCCATTCCCTACTGAATTATTTGATCAAATGGGTGAAGATATTCAAACTAAAGGTGGAGAATTTGGAGCGACAACAGGACGTAAGAGAAGATGTGGATGGCTTGACCTTCCTCTTCTAAAATACTCTGTTAAATGCTCAAACTTAACTTCCATTGCGCTGACTAAGCTTGATGTTCTAAGTGAGATGGGACCACTTCAAGTTTGTACAGGATATGAGTACGAAGGACGTACAATCGATTGTGCCTATCCAGGAATTGATCTTTCAAAAGTTAAACCAATTCTTAAAGAAGTTGCTGGTTTTAACGATGACTTCAAAGGTGAGCTTTCAAAAGAAGTAAAAGATTATATCGCACTAATTGAAGAGGCGATTGAAATCCCAGTTGGAATCATTGCCTTCGGTCCAGAAAGATCTGAAATTAAATTTCTAAAAGAATACTTCTAATTAATCATTCAAAATAAGAAAGATTTTTGGCCT
This sequence is a window from Halobacteriovorax vibrionivorans. Protein-coding genes within it:
- a CDS encoding adenylosuccinate synthase — its product is MKSLAIIGSQWGDEGKGKITDLLGLKCDVVVRYQGGNNAGHTIIVGEKKVVLHLIPSGILHDHCVSVIGHGVVLDPEAFSKEIENVKNSGLTVTPEKLKISSNTSVITFYNRLLDGQREAKGPVKIGTTGKGIGPAYEDKISRKGIKVKDLFDKEVLTEKLKANLLEKETLFTKLYECEYPSVEEEVERLMSLAKELEPFVCDTFSFLDEAKRAGKKILFEGAQGVLLDIDFGSYPFVTSSSTAYAGIYSGAGLPGGTVEEVLGITKAYTTRVGEGPFPTELFDQMGEDIQTKGGEFGATTGRKRRCGWLDLPLLKYSVKCSNLTSIALTKLDVLSEMGPLQVCTGYEYEGRTIDCAYPGIDLSKVKPILKEVAGFNDDFKGELSKEVKDYIALIEEAIEIPVGIIAFGPERSEIKFLKEYF